From the genome of Leguminivora glycinivorella isolate SPB_JAAS2020 chromosome 26, LegGlyc_1.1, whole genome shotgun sequence, one region includes:
- the LOC125239817 gene encoding dioxygenase tasH-like: MLILNTFTILLQVAFIVFMSLLSMNIIRQFTSAKKMALVAPALFVNHGGGPMPLLGDKDHVGLANFLKDGVKKHVDFKNVKAIILVTAHWQENKVTISSSNHHDLYFDYYGFPPESYKYRYDAPGDSKLASRIHETLKKSGIDSRLDPSRGWDHGVFVPMILIHPEANIPIIQISVLSNEDPEQHYKLGQALHQFRKEGIAIIGSGMSYHNMREFFNSRRARQVINKEFDDYLNDVCTAEEQKRKEGLLSWREAIGANEAHPPHAAEHFMPLVVVAGAGGSRPGERIFNWDMSGVFRLSAFVWKEE; encoded by the coding sequence ATGCTTATCCTCAACACGTTCACGATACTTCTACAAGTAGCGTTCATTGTGTTTATGTCACTGCTGTCCATGAACATTATTCGTCAGTTCACTAGTGCGAAGAAAATGGCTCTGGTCGCTCCAGCCTTGTTCGTGAACCACGGGGGTGGTCCCATGCCGCTTTTGGGTGATAAGGATCACGTAGGACTCGCGAACTTCCTCAAAGACGGTGTGAAGAAGCATgttgattttaaaaacgttaaaGCGATTATTTTAGTGACCGCGCATTGGCAGGAGAATAAAGTGACTATATCTTCTAGCAATCATCATGATTTATACTTTGATTATTATGGTTTTCCGCCGGAATCGTACAAGTATAGGTACGATGCGCCTGGCGATTCAAAGTTAGCTTCGCGCATTCATGAAACATTGAAGAAGAGCGGTATAGACTCGCGTCTTGATCCTTCTCGTGGTTGGGACCATGGAGTTTTTGTCCCAATGATTTTGATACACCCTGAAGCTAACATACCTATAATACAGATATCTGTGCTAAGCAATGAAGACCCAGAGCAGCATTACAAACTCGGACAAGCGTTGCATCAATTCAGAAAAGAAGGTATTGCTATTATTGGTTCCGGAATGTCATATCATAACATGAGAGAGTTCTTCAACAGTCGTAGAGCGAGACAAGTTATAAACAAagagtttgatgactatttaaATGATGTGTGTACAGCGGAGGAACAGAAGAGGAAAGAAGGGTTGTTATCGTGGAGAGAGGCTATAGGGGCTAACGAGGCTCACCCTCCGCATGCTGCGGAGCATTTTATGCCACTTGTTGTCGTAGCAGGTGCTGGAGGATCTAGGCCTGGTGAGAGGATTTTCAATTGGGACATGAGTGGAGTCTTCAGGTTAAGTGCTTTCGTATGGAAAGAGGAGTGA